One stretch of Caloenas nicobarica isolate bCalNic1 chromosome 2, bCalNic1.hap1, whole genome shotgun sequence DNA includes these proteins:
- the LOC135985915 gene encoding serpin B12-like has product MMVPISRSITEFCLDLYNKLNRNAKDTNIAFSPMSISVALALVHLGARNNTAAQIEKVLHIRKDAERMSPGSDLESAALETEPERSQQRQSSLSQCNKDGNLNHKVFQALLLQLQNLGEGYVLSLANSFFIQQEFELRQQFLTCAKELYAAMLQTVDFHGAVEAARIKINSWVESETQGKIKELFAPGVIDRRAVLVLVNVIYFKASWEYKFEEQKTVQKDFKLNQNEKKPVPMMYQKGMFKLGFIEEIGVQVLELPYAQKSLSMIILLPGDAADGSTSGLEQIESTMTYENLVLWTSSEHMFETRVEVYLPRFKLEGTFSLNEVLKEMGMTDIFTESKADLSAMSFANTLMLSNVVHKTYVEVNEEGTVAAAATGAVAVTRSLPLTEVFMADHPFLFFIRYNPTNTILFFCKFCSP; this is encoded by the exons ATGATGGTCCCCATTTCTAGATCAATTACTGAGTTTTGCCTTGATCTCTACAATAAGCtcaacagaaatgcaaaggaCACAAACATCGCCTTCTCTCCAATGAGCATCTCTGTTGCCCTGGCCCTGGTCCATCTAGGTGCAAGAAACAACACTGCTGCTCAGATAGAGAAA GTTCTACACATCAGGAAAGATGCGGAAAGAATGAGCCCTGGATCTGATCTCGAGAGTGCAGCCCTAGAAACGGAGCCAGAGCGAAGCCAGCAAAGACAGTCATCCCTCTCACAG TGTAACAAGGATGGGAACCTTAACCATAAAGTGTTCCAGGCACTGCTTCTACAACTACAAAACCTCGGTGAAGGCTATGTTTTATCCCTGGCCAACAGTTTCTTTATACAACAAGAATTTGAACTCCGGCAG caATTTCTAACGTGCGCTAAGGAACTGTATGCAGCAATGCTGCAAACAGTGGACTTTCACGGTGCTGTTGAAGCTGccagaataaaaattaacagtTGGGTTGAAAGTGAGACACAAG GTAAAATCAAGGAACTCTTTGCTCCTGGTGTGATTGACAGACGTGCAGTGCTGGTTCTGGTGAATGTCATCTACTTCAAAGCATCCTGGGAATACAAGTTTGAGGAACAAAAAACAGTACAGAAAGATTTTAAACTGAATCAG aatgAGAAAAAACCTGTGCCGATGATGTATCAGAAAGGCATGTTTAAATTGGGCTTCATTGAGGAGATAGGTGTTCAGGTCCTTGAACTCCCTTATGCTCAGAAGTCACTGAGCATGATCATCCTGCTGCCAGGTGACGCAGCTGATGGATCTACCAGTGGGCTGGAGCAG ATTGAAAGCACAATGACCTATGAAAATTTAGTGCTGTGGACCTCTTCAGAGCACATGTTTGAGACAAGAGTAGAGGTGTACCTCCCCCGATTCAAACTTGAAGGCACCTTTAGCCTCAATGAGGTATTAAAAGAGATGGGAATGACTGACATCTTCACTGAATCAAAAGCTGATCTTTCTGCAATGTCGTTTGCCAATACTCTGATGCTGTCAAATGTTGTCCATAAGACATACGTGGAAGTCAATGAGGAAGGCACCGTGGCAGCAGCTGCTACAGGAGCTGTTGCTGTGACGAGGTCTCTTCCTCTCACAGAGGTGTTTATGGCTGACCaccctttcttattttttattagataCAATCCTACCAACAccattcttttcttttgcaaattctGCTCACCGTAA
- the LOC135985916 gene encoding leukocyte elastase inhibitor-like — protein sequence MMGSLSAANAMFCLDFFKELSKVKRNENIVFSPLSISVSLSMVQLGARGNTAEEMEKVLHIHEVLSIASPGTKGTTGKREEARGAHSQFQELLSALSKAGSACSLSIANRLFGEVTFQFLQQYLDSTRALYQAELEAVNFFNAAEESRRKMNSWVEKQTGGKIKDMFPPGSIDCTTTLALVNAIHFKGQWAMKFKEENTRKMPFRLNKREHRNVLMMCQTGEYKLAMRQEEQMAVLELPYTGEEFSMFILLPENICDESTGLEQLESAVTYEKLAEWTNMENTYLQEITIYLPQFRLEGSYELRPVLQALGMRDAFDDEHADFSGLSRNPELFLSKAIHKSFLEVNEEGTEAAAATGWLFVPFSCSSFPYEFRADHPFLFLIKHNPSKNFLFFGRCCSP from the exons ATGATGGGCTCCCTCAGTGCAGCAAATGCCATGTTCTGCCTGGACTTCTTCAAAGAGCTGagcaaagtaaaaagaaatgaaaatattgtctTCTCTCCACTGAGCATCTCAGTTTCCCTGAGCATGGTCCAGCTGGGTGCCAGAGGCAACACAGctgaagagatggaaaag GTGCTTCATATTCATGAGGTGCTGAGCATAGCAAGTCCAGGAACCAAGGGCACCACTGGAAAG CGTGAAGAAGCCAGAGGAGCCCATTCTCAGTTCCAGGAGCTTCTGTCTGCCCTCAGCAAAGCTGGTTCCGCATGTTCCCTCAGCATTGCCAATAGGCTCTTTGGAGAAGTAACTTTTCAGTTCCTTCAG CAATACTTGGACTCCACAAGGGCCCTGTACCAAGCGGAGCTGGAAGCAGTGAACTTCTTTAATGCTGCTGAAGAGTCCAGAAGGAAGATGAATTCCTGGGTGGAAAAACAAACTGGTG ggaaaattaaAGACATGTTCCCTCCTGGCTCTATCGATTGCACAACGACGCTAGCTCTGGTCAATGCTATACACTTCAAAGGACAATGGGCTATGAAATTTAAGGAGGAAAACACCAGGAAAATGCCTTTCAGGCTGAACAAG AGAGAGCACAGGAATGTACTGATGATGTGTCAGACAGGAGAATATAAATTAGCTATGAGACAAGAAGAGCAAATGGCAGTGCTGGAGCTCCCGTACACTGGAGAAGAGTTCAGCATGTTCATTCTTCTGCCAGAAAACATCTGTGATGAGTCAACTGGCCTTGAACAG CTAGAGAGTGCCGTCACCTATGAGAAATTAGCAGAATGGACCAACATGGAGAACACGTATCTGCAAGAAATCACAATATACTTGCCCCAGTTCAGACTGGAGGGGAGCTATGAGCTCAGACCAGTACTGCAGGCTCTGGGGATGAGGGATGCCTTCGATGATGAACATGCTGATTTCTCTGGGCTGTCAAGAAATCCTGAGCTGTTCCTCTCTAAGGCCATTCACAAGTCCTTTCTGGAAGTTAATGAAGAAGGCactgaggcagctgctgctaCAGGGTGGTTGTTTGTACCTTTCTCATGCAGCAGCTTTCCTTATGAGTTCAGAGCTGACCACCCATTCCTCTTCTTGATCAAACACAATCCAAGCAAGAACTTTCTCTTCTTTGGCCGATGTTGTTCCCCCTAA